The Ptiloglossa arizonensis isolate GNS036 chromosome 9, iyPtiAriz1_principal, whole genome shotgun sequence nucleotide sequence TTGATTCATTGCTTGAAACATTGCATCCAAGTTATTGGTATTGTCAGGTGCAAATCGAATTTCTGTGATGGGAGTATCTGCATCCTCATATTCATCTTCATTTTCTGAACCAGTTTCAGAGTTTGGTGGTAATGGTACATCTAGACAAACAATTGTATGAaaagaatgtaaataattataaccACAATATTTTCTATGAAAATTACTCAAAAAGTAAAAACTAGAATATTAGTTAATTCTTGCATGTGTCTGAATAATATTTAACTTTTACTCTATTTTGAAATGCATGCATAAGTTCATAGAAGAATAAATATACCTGGTAGATCTACTTTTGCATCAACCATAATATATAAACATTGCCTCGGATGTACTTGTTCATCTCGTGATATGGCATGTAAAGATATATGAGGATATTCAAGTGAAAATCCTTGTTGTGTATCATTGTTTACCCAAGAAAGCAAGCTACCAATGTGAACGTTACATTAAAACATGTAAGTAGTACTATGAAACctaaatttgtttcatttcagTTTTTACCTCTCTGTAATATACAGAGTTCCTTTTCCCACCTCTCTATCATTAATGTACACAGTGGTATTTTTCTCTGCATGACGTATTCCTTCCTGTGGTGCAAGAAAATTGCTAAGCACTACCATTTTTAACCTGTAACATACAGTGTTAAAATGTTTATCATATGAAACTAATTTTATTAAGTTAAAAAAACTattagttttaaaaataaaaaatgaaactaaataaaaataaaataaatataagattATGCCGAAATTTAGTCAAACACAATACCGATTTTATGACACTATACATAAAAACATGCATGTGCCTACGTaagcattttttaaaaaataagtatattactaattatatatgttttatttaaataagttATGTATAGATGTGAAAGCAATGTGAAACATAAGAACACAATTGCATGTTTTAAATACTGATTTTACTGGTCAATAATATTAAAGTTTAATGTCTTTTGTTGTATTTGTACAATTACATTAATTGATAGTATGTAAACTCACCACTTACTTGTACGAAATTATCGTAAACAAcgatgaacaaaattttatttgaaatgaaCGTATCTTTGAAAAATGGATATCCCGATTTTACAACTTTAGTTCTTATACAACACTTCGATTACTTTTTTAGTGATTGTAGCAATTTGTATGTCGAAAATGATGTATACAATAATTAAAGTTCACTAGTATTtaataattgcgaaaaacaatatatatattttcattttataatgtTTGTTAATGCAAAATTTCACCACAGGTTACAA carries:
- the Icln gene encoding chloride nucleotide-sensitive channel icln codes for the protein MVVLSNFLAPQEGIRHAEKNTTVYINDREVGKGTLYITESLLSWVNNDTQQGFSLEYPHISLHAISRDEQVHPRQCLYIMVDAKVDLPDVPLPPNSETGSENEDEYEDADTPITEIRFAPDNTNNLDAMFQAMNQCQAFHPDPQDSFSDAEEDIYEDAEEDDFENYEVGAGDAPYILPTEQIGTNHNGTEADEAMDIEAGQFEDAEEYP